In Citrus sinensis cultivar Valencia sweet orange chromosome 3, DVS_A1.0, whole genome shotgun sequence, the sequence aattttgaggggttaaagttgaaaacacgcttaattttttttgttatttttataaatttcccgTAAAACACGaacaagataaattaaaagtcgTAATCAAAGAAGACTAGAAACTGGTCAATTAAATTAGATTCGTCTAAAGGCTGCTAAAAGAACTAAACAGAATAATGACAATGACTGAGacgttttatttaattttaaatgttaggTTTAGGTCAGAAAGAAGGTTAATTTGATAATCCAActgaaacaaattttatttttgtttttaaatgaaaatgatcaCATCACCTAAATCTTCATTGCatcttttcataaactaaaataataactttgCAAGTGTAAAATGTGGCGGATCGATGGTGTATACGAGGGAATATAATTAGGGATATTCTTAAgtttaactaattttctaaCTCTATTAATTCAACactaaataattgaaaattgatttttatttttattttttattatttaaagggATTTTGATGCAAAATATTTGGTGGTATTGTGCCATGCAtctctttactttattttttagaatgggagtttaaatatttttatgtattgtgAAAACTCGTTCTAAATCTAAATATTCATACTATGCTATTATATAGTTTATTTAAGAGtctaaaagttaattttatatagagtgaaattatttgaacccattaaatattcattaaatttatttactaaataaactcactgctaaaatttaaacttttcaattttcactcTAGAAACCTACCTAAGTACCTGATATAGTCTTACTgaacataattataattaaacagAATTCAAGAAAGCCCACCATTTTGgtctcttcttctttatttatttatttgcttttttatCCCgtattttgtattctttagTTATAGTTATGAATGGCCTAAAAAGGGAGTAATGGGATCAGCCACCATCGATTTGGTGTTTGCAACTATAATGGTATTGAAAGTGTTGTAAATCTATTGCAACACAAAGACTTGATAAGAATAGAGCACTGGTTACCAATCAAGCACCGTTTCAAATTAACCATACAAGGAATTACATAGCCTGGGCAAAAATGTTTATTGCTTGCATCACAACATCAGCGAAAGAAGAAATTCACATTATATTCATCAGGCCAATCATACAACATTAGTTTTCGTCCAAAAGAACAACAAAAGCAAGTACCCTTAATCTATATAATAGATCCTAAATGATcgaataaaattcattttttaacttgattttaatcattttttgttttagcaACTCTCATGATTCAAGAGTAGTATCTAAAAatctataattattaattctttttttagatttttttatccttaaacATAATTGTGTTAACagatattttagtaataaaaatctttataaacTATTGGGTGCAGAGAGTATTTTGATGAGTTCGAATATTTCTATTCTTTTATATaggttgaataaaattaacatcCACGCAAAAACTATTGAGGAAAATCAATTATAAGAGTGAGTGTGACATTAATaccattttattatattgactAGAGAGTCTTCTTTAATTGGATTTAACGTTTTATCCACAATAGTCTAAAAAATTACTGTACAGATTGACACagaagacaaaataaataaatatgaccAAAAAAACCTAAATCTCCAATGCATCACACGACACATGTGACATGTAATACTAACATTGAGCTAACAACACATGCAAGGGCCATCTCTCAAAATTAAGCATGCCGTAAATTGATACTGAAATAATACTCTACTATTGTTGCATATTATGGATGTGTTTGAGAGTGAAGTACTGTAGTTTTTAAGCTGCAGTTGCTGTGGAGTAAAAGTTACAGTTGTGAAATAgaagttaagaaaaaaaaaattattaagttgtCAAAGCCTAACTATAAGTGTTACCAAACACCTTAATAGATAGACTTTAACAGCTCAACTACCTCACTACATTCCTAAACGAGCTATATAATATAAGGGTGAGATTATTTAAACTActagaattattttataaactcaattattttataaatttattattaaaatttaaaaaattaccttTCAATCAATAAATCCAATTTAATACTAAAATACCTTTATTTAACTTAATATTGTGTTAacccaaagaaaaaaagggggaaaaaagaacTAAACCAAACTAATATTGGCCGTCTTTATCTCTTAAAGTTAAGCCTTTCTCTTTTAGCTCTTTCTGAATCGGGCTTTAATAACAACCTAAATCTATCTGTAATTCATGCTAAAAGCTAAAAAGACTGTCCTGGATCGTTTCTAGTTTGTCTCCACATACACATAGCATGTAAAAACAGtctcattttatctttttacctACCAAAATACCTGCCTTAAACTTGTGATCAATCTTGTCCTTTTCACTTCAACATCAGTTCCTCACTCCCACATTTGCCTTCAAATTGTTTATCTAATTTGACTTTTCAATCTTAATATCTGATTCACTCATctggattttatattttagaagaaaaaaatctcaaaattttttccCCATCTGGGGCCTCTTCAAAACTTGCATTTTCATGCTCTTTGCAGCCAAATTACCACATCATTctgcaaaatttcaaaattttctcatcTGAGTCTGTCCGGAAACTTTCATTTGTTAATTGGTGCTGTCACCCTGTCAAATCGTCTTATTTGTGTAAATTATCGTGCAAATGGCCAAATAGAAAGCCACCTTCGGCTATTTCAGTACCTGTTTAAAGCCTTTCTGTACCTCATTGTCACATCACTACATTTGCATGACTTTTTGATTTGcgttattttttcttgtaatcaaatgaaatcaatcttaaaaatttcattttctcatcTGGGTTTCCTCCAAATATTTGAAAGCTTCGATCTTTGAGgaaatttccattttttcgGTTGATTTATATGCATAACCGTGTGGTGAATTTGTGGGGTTTTTGGGTTGAATTGGAAACAATTGATTATGTCTTACTATACACCTAGCTGCTGCTCTTCACCACCAAAATCTTCATCTGTTTCAGCTGAGCTGAAGGTCTATcaagctttcattttttctgtGCCAATTTTCTTCACTTTCATCCTTCTTTTGCTCTTCTACTTGTTCTATCTTCGCCGCCGGAGAGTTGATTGGTCTTCTCTTCGAATGAGAACTTCTTTGCATACCAACAATGTTGATGAGATCTCTAGAGTAAGATCATTCTTTGGCTttcattgatttatttttttttttttttaattttatttctgtgTGCCTATGCTTATGCTTGTTGTTGTCTTTTTAAGGCTGAATTGGGATTGAAAAAAGAGCTGAGGGAGATGTTACCCATTGTCATATACAAGGAAAGCTTCTCTATTAGAGATACGCAGTGAGTGAGCTTTCTGTGAATTTGTTTgaattctaattttgtttcatttaattttggcttagatttatttagtttatagAAAGTGTGGCATATCCTTGTTGCTATATCTATGGGCATGTAGGAATTTTAAGCTTTCTTGTTTGTTTATGTTTTGCTTACAGTGCATGTTAAACccagtaaaaatttaaagaaattgtcAATATTGGTCCAATCAATTCAGTCTTTTTAAGTTTTGTGAACTCACCACAGTGATTCGGACAATATCtcaaagattttgagaaaaacAATTCAGAAAAGAAATCATTGTGAGAAATTTCCCGGTCAAATTTGGAGAaatcatattcattttttttttatatattaataataaaaggaaaaatgcaAACTATTTTGCTCAGTCAATGGCCTATTAGTTTTACATGATTTTATTTGCTTGGATAGTTTACTAATAAACTTTTGATTGGACTGACTGTTTTCCTTTTATCCAAGAAAGAATCACTGGTCAATGGTATTGGAATGaagtcaaaaaagaaaacttgtgCTGAAAATAGAAGTAGAAAGTGTATCTTGACTGTATTTTGGTCGTTGTAGGTGACTGATGAATGCAATCATGTTGCATTCAGTTCAATTAGAATTTTCAGAATTTGCCCTTTTTTCACCTATTCATTGATTTATCTGGACACTGGGCTTCTCTAGTTTCCGGAAGGAATAAATTTGTGTTGTTGTTGGTTATCTAGAGGAATAATTAATATGGGTGTAATGAGACAGAAACTTCAGTGGAAATTGACATGCAAAATGTATCTTgacattattttgtttattgtttgGTTGACTTTTGAATCACGTAATCATATTGCACCCAGTTCAATTAGAGATTTCaggatttcaattttttaattttatatttaatcaatGACTTATCAGGGCACTGTTCTTCCCTAGTTTCAAGCAATATTTTTGTGGTGTTGTCGACTATCTATAGGAATAATTGATATGGAAAGTATAATgagacaaaattattttctatattgAGGTCCTGAAGCTGAAAGCAAATTTATATCAGAATCATTTTATGTGCACGGAGTACTGCAGCTAAATGGTTCTGTAATTAACTAGTGGATGGTGGTTTAATGAACTCTGAAGTGTGGTTTAATGATTCCGAAAGGGAGGGAATGGTTTACTAAAATATCATCATATACAGAATCGTGGGAGAGCTACTACTTTTGATAATTTGTGGTTAATGATGCACATCCCAAGACAAGTTAAGCTCCACAAGCGCGAGTAAGCGGACATAGGTTTCACAATAGGTTTGAGAAGTTCTTCATCGAACTTTTAATACGCCTGGCGGTACCCAAAATGGAAGATTTAATAATTGTAGTTAGCACCATTCCTGTTCTCAAGGAGGAAGAATTTGGTGATTCTCCAGGGCATTCTCCACGGCAATGAACCCAGTTTATTATGACATAATTCTAGTAGCCTACATACAATATGGATAAGCTTTTAGCCTGAATGCTGAATGTACATAACTTAAGAGTCTTATAAATCTTCATTTAGAGAGCCAAGAAAGACTAGAGTTAAGCAAGACTAGTTTTAAATACAGTTCCTACTCTAGATATAATGAAAATGTAGTTATCTATTTGCTGCAAACTAACAGTTCAACCCCGATTGTACGAAGTAAGAACTATCACATGTGTCTAGCCAGGAACTAATTTagtcaatattaaaaaataggaacaaagaaaacaattgaAGACTCTTCTTTTATCTTGTGATACTTGAGACTGCCCATGCTGACAAATTGAGCGTCCTCGTGTTATATCTTCATGATTAGATAATTGTTTCTTCAAATACTTTATGCAATCAGTTAGAGCTGTGACCTGTGGTAATTTGTCAAGAGTACAACATGTTCCACATATCATGAACTGGACTTCAATTCTTTCGTTTTGTCATGAGACACCTTGCTATATTTGCAGATGCTCTGTATGCCTTGCCGACTACCAAGCTGAAGATAAGCTTCAACAGATACCTGCATGTGGCCATGCATTTCACATGGATTGCATTGACCACTGGCTTACCACCCATACAACATGCCCACTCTGCCGCCTTTCTCTCCTTGCTCCTGCTAAAGCTTCCAGTGAATTATCTGACATCCAACAAGAAACAATTCAAGAATCTTCTGTCACAGAAAATGCTGATGGTGCATCTGATCAACAAAGGTCTGAGGCTTATGAAGAGCCACAGGCTGTAGAACATTCAGAGTCAAGGAATGAAGATGGGACTAATCTCCAAAATAGTCCAAAAGAACAAGGAAGAAGCTCTCATTCTCTTGATCATGAAAGGGAAGTTAGGGACACAACGAATGAAACCGGAGAGCATGAGCAGAGCAGAAGAATCCCAGGTAATTTGTAATTCTTATTGCGTACGCGTAACTGACTCCTTTGCCACAACTACTACTTTtgaagatttttgtttttgttttattttttcagaagcacaaattttctattattattaaatcagTTAGTTTTGATTTATGACTTGCTACTTAATAGACATCTTTCTGTgttccttttattttgttaaattgtaaatattttgatgGCTGATGTGAAAAGTGTGGTTGTGGTTTAGAAGTAAAAAAACTGATTCTGAAGCTAAATGACGTTGAGATGTTGACATTATGGTGAAACCTTGCCAGTTCAAGATTCATGGGACTAATGTATACTGAATGGAAGTGGGATTCTTAGTTGCTAATATTTTTCTGCAATTATAAGCAAAGATCATCATGCAGAAACCTCGAGTTAGTGATTAATTAACCATATGCTTCTCATATCATAAGAAAGTTTTCATGTTTGTCGGTAAAGAATGGTAAATCATGAACACACCTGAGAAAAAGAAGTGGTGAATCATGAAGGCCATTTTCTcactttatttaattcttcaGTCCATTTGTCGGGGATTCAAAAAGCCAAagccttttaattttattttttaatttagttacaCACGTCAGTTATCATACACTGAAATATATAGTTATAATCTGTGGCACTTTGTGTTAATGACATGTTTTGCTTTTGTGTGAACCAGACTTGACACTGAAGTCCCCATGATGGATCCAAACACCATCGTGCATACCATTCTTTGCCCCGGCACTGGAACAGCATGAAGCTTCAGTAATAACAAAGTTTCGCAAGATTTCCATGTCTAATATTTGTTTAACTGGGAAATGTGAAATAAACATATCATCACCACGCAGCTGCTTCTTTTGCCTTTACCATCCCCATGCGCAACTGCTGGAGAAATGAGTCAATGGCAAGGAGTTATGGATGAAAATTAGTgtccaaaattaaaagaagatcCCAGATGAATGCTTAAATATGATTCTGGGTTACCAGTCTTCCTTTAATTCAGCATAGTGAGTGACTTGTAGTGTTGTGTTAGTGGAACCTCTTTTGGAGGCAGTAGGTGCATTCTACACTTTGTAATTTATATGTAACGTGAGCgctatacataattaaatgaaagtaTAGACTGAACTTTCTTTTAGAACTTTGAAACTAGTTGGGAATTTATCAACTTCTTGCCTTCAATTCagcttattttatataattttatttttttttattttttgcatcaACCGTCCTATGATCCTACAATCAATTCTGTGAAAGTATTTACCAGTAATTTTTCTCATGGATTGTACAAACTTATATTTggacaatgatttttttaacataaaattttacaaattttacatGTCATGTTAAAATTCTCACGCTAGGCTCAAtaccttataaaaaaaattaattttgttcttcataCATTAATTGCTACGcgtattttcctttttatgtaaaacaagaaaataaaatgattttttttgccAAAATAAAACTgacaactaaaatttaaaaattgacaGCTAAAGTTTACTGATTGGTGAAGTCAAAGGGTCAACACAACACTCGAGCAATattatctatattttattttacagtgttaaatttatttaagtactGTATATCAAAGTCTTCTCTCGTTTGGAAGCTTTTTTGTTTCGTTGTTTGTACTCTGTAGTTTAGTTTAGCTTTGGTTTCGTTTCATTTTGTCTGATTCTCAAGAtcagtttcttttattttgtcattttcgGAGCAGAGGCAGCAACAGGTAATGGTTCTTGCAAAACCCTTTTCAGGATCTGTTTGTTTGCTGATAAATTTGCATATAAAATGAACATTCagcttcttttctttgttcgTACGGTcgattttgattgtttttccccaaaaaaacTCGTTTTCTTTGCTTGCGTCACCATTGATTTTGCGTTTTTTATATCTGGATCTTTGATTTTACTTTGAATcttatgtttattttgatttctgGATGGTAATTCAAGGTGGGTTTGGGCGTTGATTTCAAAAGATTTTGAGTTTAGCTAGAAATTCAGCTGATAGATTATGATGGGTTTGTGCCAGATTTGAAGATGGTATCAttggttgtttgatttttcttttaattaattgttttgcaGTGGCAGAAAAATGCAAAGTGGGTGTAGTTCAGTTGCTGTGTTTTATGTGGTTGATTGTGAGAAGCCCTAGAGAGGCATGAGGGACTTCATTCTTGAATTTGAAGGCTTAGCTGAAGGGCTTTGCTGGTATCTTCTAGGGGTGTTTGAATTTGTTGCTGATGaatttattgcattttgtTTAGTCTTGGGCATACTGATTGAGGAGCTACTCAGGTTCATTTTTTGCCAAATCTTTATATCAAAAAGCTGAACTATAgattgaagaaaagaaaacttttgttttcaaagATGAAATGAGTGAATTTGTGTaaagaatcttgtttgttCGACTGAATTGGTTGTAGACTTAGTTTTAGATATCGTAGTAATGGCTTCTATTCAGAATACTGTGCATTACTGTTCTGTATCTAGGGGTAACCGTTCTCTGTATGTATATAGTGGAGGCGATCATGAGATTGAGAATCTAGCTACCTTGTGCCTGGAAAGGACTCCGCCTTTCCACAAGTGGTATTTTGAGACCATTGGTAAAAGGATTTATGGTTTTTTAATTGAAGATGGGTATGCTTATTTTATGATTGCTGATGAGGGCCTAGGAAATCGGGGTGCTTTACAGTTTCTAGAGCATTTGAGAGATGAATTCAAGAAGGTAGCTAAAAAAGGTTCGAGAGGAAGCTTTTCAGGGATGAATGCGATTGGTGTACAAGAGCAGCTGGTGCCTGTTATTCGCCGATTGATTACTTCATTGGAAAATGTTTCCCAAAGCAGAGATGATTGGAAAGCTGAAACTCCCTTGTCTGATCGTGTGGGCCTCTCTCCGTCACCAAATAATGCCAATGGACAAACAGAAGTTGCCACTTCTACAAAAGCCCCATTGTTAGGAAAGCCTGGCAagcaagagaagaagaaggcaAAGGATCATGTGATTGCGATGAGAGATGTTGAGTTGGAGGAGCACCGGAAATCGACAGATAGAGTCAAATTTGATTCAGCAGCTTTGGAGTCTAATAGCCAGAATGGAGCGGGTTCTTCAATCTCATTGCAGAAGGATTTGGGTTCAATGAGGATAAGATCAAGTCCGCAGTGCATTCAAAAGAAGTGGTGGCGCCAAGTAAGGATTGTTCTCCTCATCGATGCCGCTGTCTGTTTGATATTATTTGTGATTT encodes:
- the LOC102626801 gene encoding phytolongin Phyl1.1, whose translation is MASIQNTVHYCSVSRGNRSLYVYSGGDHEIENLATLCLERTPPFHKWYFETIGKRIYGFLIEDGYAYFMIADEGLGNRGALQFLEHLRDEFKKVAKKGSRGSFSGMNAIGVQEQLVPVIRRLITSLENVSQSRDDWKAETPLSDRVGLSPSPNNANGQTEVATSTKAPLLGKPGKQEKKKAKDHVIAMRDVELEEHRKSTDRVKFDSAALESNSQNGAGSSISLQKDLGSMRIRSSPQCIQKKWWRQVRIVLLIDAAVCLILFVIWLSICGGVACFR
- the LOC102626499 gene encoding RING-H2 finger protein ATL7-like — protein: MSYYTPSCCSSPPKSSSVSAELKVYQAFIFSVPIFFTFILLLLFYLFYLRRRRVDWSSLRMRTSLHTNNVDEISRAELGLKKELREMLPIVIYKESFSIRDTQCSVCLADYQAEDKLQQIPACGHAFHMDCIDHWLTTHTTCPLCRLSLLAPAKASSELSDIQQETIQESSVTENADGASDQQRSEAYEEPQAVEHSESRNEDGTNLQNSPKEQGRSSHSLDHEREVRDTTNETGEHEQSRRIPDLTLKSP